Proteins encoded by one window of Rhodopirellula islandica:
- a CDS encoding UvrB/UvrC motif-containing protein: protein MRPKKKRAATPPQSLSTRLVDGFGSDPLDPYGDRPCDMVGAEDSATLQTKVKRQCPPVPGVYGMFDRHGELIYVGKSRSLRHRLMSYFGEAASKEKGGRIIENSRAIQWETQPSDFAAQLRELDLIRRWAPRFNVQGVPQRQRAVYLCLGRKPAETFFLASTPPTSDCVAVEGPFFGLARMRDVIDALNKTFQLRDCSQQTVFQFQDQLSLFDRQPRPGCLRLEIGTCLGPCAAACTRKDYLKRVVAAESFLDGFNDEPLIAIQELMESASANQQYELASRARDTMKSLAYATRKLSYLSHARRDYSFVYAATGYDACSIWYLIRSGEIIDVVAAPKDRDQYQQLRPTMQKWASMLKRRHERIRADHPHSVAVVSKWFRKHRGELKQTFQPEAAGRRYHHLAHHRAEAL, encoded by the coding sequence ATCCGTCCGAAAAAGAAGCGGGCCGCAACACCGCCTCAGTCTTTGTCCACCCGGCTCGTCGATGGTTTCGGCAGCGACCCTTTGGATCCCTATGGCGATCGACCGTGTGACATGGTCGGTGCGGAGGACTCCGCGACGCTACAAACCAAGGTCAAGCGTCAGTGTCCCCCCGTTCCTGGGGTCTACGGCATGTTTGACCGGCACGGTGAGTTGATCTATGTCGGCAAGAGTCGATCGCTTCGGCATCGTTTGATGAGCTATTTTGGAGAAGCAGCGTCCAAGGAAAAGGGCGGCCGCATCATCGAGAATTCGCGCGCGATTCAGTGGGAAACCCAGCCGAGTGACTTCGCCGCCCAACTTCGAGAACTCGATTTGATTCGTCGTTGGGCACCTCGATTCAATGTTCAAGGCGTGCCGCAGAGGCAGCGGGCTGTTTACCTGTGCTTGGGGCGGAAGCCAGCGGAGACGTTCTTCCTCGCCAGCACCCCGCCCACTTCGGATTGTGTTGCCGTCGAAGGGCCGTTTTTCGGACTGGCGCGCATGCGAGATGTGATCGACGCGCTCAACAAAACGTTTCAACTTCGCGACTGCAGTCAACAAACGGTCTTTCAGTTTCAAGACCAGCTTTCCTTGTTTGACCGGCAGCCACGCCCTGGTTGTTTGCGTCTGGAAATCGGCACGTGCCTGGGGCCCTGCGCGGCCGCTTGCACTCGCAAAGATTACTTGAAACGCGTCGTGGCAGCGGAGAGCTTTCTGGACGGGTTCAACGACGAGCCCTTGATCGCCATCCAAGAGTTGATGGAGTCTGCGTCGGCCAATCAGCAATACGAGTTGGCTTCGCGAGCGCGTGACACGATGAAGTCACTGGCATACGCAACTCGCAAACTGTCTTACTTGTCGCACGCTCGTCGCGATTATTCGTTTGTTTACGCGGCGACGGGGTACGACGCTTGTTCGATTTGGTACTTGATTCGATCCGGTGAAATCATCGACGTGGTCGCGGCGCCCAAAGACCGCGACCAATACCAGCAACTACGCCCGACGATGCAGAAGTGGGCGTCGATGTTGAAGCGACGGCATGAACGGATCCGGGCTGATCACCCGCACAGCGTCGCGGTGGTTTCCAAGTGGTTTCGCAAGCACCGCGGCGAACTGAAGCAAACGTTCCAGCCGGAAGCCGCCGGCAGACGCTATCACCATCTTGCGCATCATCGTGCGGAGGCACTTTGA
- a CDS encoding Uma2 family endonuclease has product MSTALQLSLEEYDRMIAAGAFVGMDRHIELIRGELRQMNPAGPVHGDLIAYVMTWSAENADLKRFFITGQSGVNMPEVGSRPEPDVFWIHRKRYRDRHPGVSDVVLAIEVADSSLQYDLGEKADLYAEAGLSEYWVVDAPHQRLHVMREPTGKAYNHRKIFHFGDSASPSIQPTATLDLQDLFEGE; this is encoded by the coding sequence ATGAGTACGGCACTGCAATTGTCACTCGAAGAATACGACCGGATGATTGCTGCGGGAGCATTCGTCGGCATGGACCGACACATCGAATTGATTCGTGGGGAGTTGCGCCAGATGAATCCAGCAGGACCGGTTCACGGGGATTTGATTGCCTATGTGATGACCTGGTCAGCGGAAAACGCTGATCTAAAACGCTTCTTTATCACCGGTCAATCTGGCGTGAACATGCCTGAAGTGGGCAGTCGTCCCGAACCGGACGTGTTCTGGATCCATCGCAAGCGTTACCGCGACCGACATCCTGGAGTGAGCGATGTTGTTCTCGCGATTGAGGTGGCCGATTCCAGCTTGCAGTATGACTTGGGCGAAAAAGCAGACCTATACGCCGAGGCAGGACTCTCCGAATACTGGGTCGTCGATGCACCACACCAGCGACTGCACGTGATGCGTGAGCCAACCGGCAAGGCATACAACCATCGCAAAATCTTTCATTTTGGCGATTCAGCCTCTCCATCGATCCAACCCACCGCGACCCTGGACCTACAAGATCTATTTGAAGGTGAGTGA